GCTTGATCTATCGCTGCAAGGCTCGGGATCAAGCGGCCCAGATTCACCACGAGTATCGATTTGAGGAAGGCCTGGCCTCGCTCTACGGAGAATCTTGGCCCTTGGCTGACAATCCTCTCTTTCAAGTGTTGACCGAAAGCCTAGAGCCGGTTGCCATTGCCGATACGGAGCAGGCACAGGCCTTTGATCTAGAACCGGTGCGATCGCTGATTGATCGTTGGCAGATCCGGTCGTGGTTGATGGTGCCGATTGTCTACCAAGGTCGCTTGCTAGGGGTGATCGAGCTGCAGTCTTGTCGGGCTGACCCCCATGACTGGTCGGCGGATGAAATGAGTTTGGTAGAGGCGATCGCCACCCAATTGGGCACAACGCTGATTCAAGCCGAGTCCTACGCCCATCTTGAAGATCTCAACGAGCAGCTTGAGGCCCTAGAGCGCACCCGCAGTAACCTGATTGCCATCACTGGCCACGAGCTGCGCACCCCGCTGTCTACTATTCAAATCTGCCTAGAGAGTCTATCCAGCGAACCTGATATGCCCCTCGAACTGCGGCAGGTGATGCTCAGTTCGGCCCTCTCCGATGCCGAGCGCATGCGCACCCTAGTTCAAGATTTCCTCACCCTCTCGCAACTGGAGAGTGGCCGGGTGAAGTGGCACTTGGAGCCGCTGGATTTGGAGGAATGTGTAGACTTGGCCCTGAGCGGCATCCGTACTCGGCAATCGGAAGGCAAGATGCCAACAATTACGGCCAATGTGTCCTTGCCGGAACTGCCGCTGGTGCGGGCTGATGGAGAATGGTTGGTGGAGTTGCTCTCCAAGCTGTTGGACAATGCCTGTAAATTTACTGAGCCGGAAGGGCAGGTGGTGATTGAGGCCCGGCCCGCGAGCGATGCCAAAGCTATGCTGGAGGTGACCATTCGCGACACCGGGCGCGGCATTGAACCCAACCGCCTAGAGGCGGTTTTTGAACGGTTTTACCAAGAAGAAGGAGCCCTTCGGCGCACGGCTGGCGGTACGGGTCTGGGCTTGGCCATTTGCCGCCAGATTGTTGTGGGGTTGGGGGGCAAAATCTGGGCGGAGTCTGCTGGTCGTGACCAGGGCACCCAGTTCCACTTCACCATTCCCACGGCGGATACGGCCCGCTCGGCTCCACCCCCGGCGATCGCCCCCTCCCGTCCTCCCCGGCGATCGTCCAACCCCAAACGCGCCAGCTTGCGATAGTCCCGAATCGGGTCGGGTGATTCCCGAAGCGGACAGGGTCTATTACACTATGTAAAGAATCTAAAAAGAATCTCAGCAGGAGTTAATCCAGTCTTTTGGACTGCGTTCAGCTTCATGGGCAACAGGTTTGGCTAGGTTCACTACAGTCACTGGGTTGGAACAGGTTAAGGATGCGAGTTGCAATTATTGGGGCAGGGCTAGCCGGACTTTCGACCGCCGTGGAACTGGCGGATGCCGGGCATGAGGTAGAAATCTTTGAATCACGTCCTTTTGTGGGCGGTAAGGTGGGTAGCTGGGTGGATGGCGAGGGCAATCACCTAGAAATGGGGCTGCATGTCTTCTTCGGCTGTTATTACAACCTCTTTGCCCTGATGGAAAAAGTGGGTGCGATCGATCACCTGCTGCTCAAGGAGCATGTGCATACCTTTGTAAATTCCGGCGGTAACCTAGGCGCGCTCGACTTTCGCTTCATCACCGGCGCACCATTCAACGGACTGAAAGCCTTTTTCACCACCTCTCAACTGTCGGTGCAAGACAAGCTACAGAATGCGATCGCTTTGGGCACCAGTCCAATTGTGCGTGGCTTGGTCGATTTTGAAGGAGCCATGCGCTCCATCCGTGACCTGGATGGCATCAGCTTTGCCGATTGGTTTCGGCAGCATGGCGGCTCCAACGGTAGTCTGAAGCGCATGTGGAATCCCATTGCCTATGCCTTGGGCTTTATTGATACCGAGCAGATCTCTGCCCGCTGTATGCTGACCATCTTCCAATTTTTTGCCGCCCGCACCGAGGCATCGGTTCTGCGGATGCTGGAAGGTTCGCCCTACGACTACCTGCACAAGCCCATTTTGGACTACCTGGAAGCGCGCGGCTGCCAGGTGCATACCCGACGCGGCGTGCGCGAGATTTTGTTCAGTGAAGAGGGCGATCGCACTCAGATAACCGGTCTGGCGATCGCCAACGGTGACACCGTAGAAACCATTACCGCCGACGCCTACGTCTGCGCCTGCGATGTGCCCGGTGTCCAACGGCTGCTGCCCGACACCTGGCGGAAATGGGATCAGTTTGACAATGTGTACAAACTAGAAACCGTTCCCGTCGCCACCGTGCAACTGCGTTTCGACGGCTGGGTCACCGAGTTGACCAATGCCGCCGAGCGCACCCAGGTTGACCATGCGGCGGGGCTGGATAACCTACTCTACACGGCCGATGCGGATTTCTCCTGCTTTGCCGACCTAGCGCTGACGAGCCCCAGCAACTATTACCGCGAGGGTCAAGGCTCTCTGATTCAAGCCGTGCTCACCCCTGGCGATCCCTTCATTAAGCAACCCAACGACGCGATCGCCCAGCATGTGCTCGACCAAGTTCACAACCTGTTTCCCTCATCGCGATCGCTGACCATGACCTGGTCTAGTGTGGTGAAGCTAGCCCAGTCGCTGTACCGGGAAGCGCCAGGCATGGATCGATATCGCCCCGATCAAAAGACGCCGATCGCCAACTTCTTCCTGGCCGGTAGCTACACCCAGCAAGATTACATTGACAGCATGGAAGGGGCGACTATTTCTGGCAAACGGGCGGCCAAGGTCATCCTAGAATCCTTCGGCGATCGCACCGATATTCAAGAGCTGACCCTGGTTGCCTAGACCGTCTTGATCTCCCCCGCGATTCCTCCTACACTCGTCTTCCCACACCCTTCCCTGGTTGTTCATCACGGCACCTATCTATGTCTGATTGGCTCGAACATAGCGTTCAAGTTGAAGTCGAAACCCCCGTCGAGCACGTCTGGAGTCTATGGTCTGACCTAGAACAGATGCCGCGCTGGATGAAATGGATCGACTCGGTACAGATTTTGGAGGACGATCCCGAACTCTCTCGCTGGACCTTGGCCTCCGGAGGTCTAGAATTTCGCTGGCTCTCCCGCATTTTGAAGGTCACGCCCAATCAAATTATTCAATGGGAGTCGGTAGACGGGCTGCCCAATCGCGGTGCAATTCGGTTCTACGACCGAGGCGATCGCAGTATTGTGAAGCTCACCGTTGCCTATGCTATTCCTGGCATCTTAGGGCAGTTGATGGACAATCTTTTCTTGGGTCGTGTGGTGGAATCGACCATTCAGGCCGATCTCGAACGTTTCCGTAACTATGCCCTTGCCCACCGTTCATAGGTTTTAATGACCCATTCCCCGGCTTACACTCCCCCCTGGCTGCTGAAAAATGGCCTAGCCATGACCCTGCATACCGCCCTCTGGGTTAAACGACATTGGCAGCAGCTCACCCTCGAACCGCAGCCGACCTACCGCAGTCATATTTTTTACGGTGCAAATGGAGTGCCGCTGCACGCTTGGATCGCTCAACCACCCGGAGCGATCGCTACCATCATTGGCACCTACGGGATCACGGGCTCCTTAGACAACCAATGGCTGCTGCAGATTCTGGGACGAAAAGCGATCGCCCGAGGTTTTGCCGTGATCTTGTTTGACTGGCGAGCCCATGGCAAAAGTGGTGAGCTATCGCCAACCCTCACCTCCGATGGTCTGTATGAAGGACAAGACTTTGTCCACATTGCCGACCAGGCCAAAGCCATGGGCTTTCCCAGTCCCTTTTGGTTTACCGGCTTTTCCCTGGGCGGGCAGTTGGCATTATGGGGTGGTCATGCCGCTCAAGATCTCAGCGCCTATGCTCACCTGCAACCCGAGGATATGGGCGGCGTGGCGGTCATTTGCCCGAATCTCGACTCCAACCGCTCCCTTACCTACCTAATGCAGGCCCCCCTGGGTCGGTATGTGGAGCGATCCATTACCCAGGAACTCACTCGCCTGGCCTGGCGGCTCCATCACCTCCATCCCCAAGCCATTGACCCAGCCGCCATTCAGCGGGCTCGTAGCATTCGTGGCTTCGACCAAGAACTGGTGATTCCTGCCCTAGGATTCGCCACCGTAGAAGACTACTACGCAGCCAGTAACCCGCTGCCGTTACTACCCCATCTATCCCATCCCACCTTGATTCTCTACGCTGCCGACGATCCTCTCTTTGCCCCTAGCCTCGTTGCCGATCTTCAGCAGGCCTGCCGTGGCAATCCTGCCATGACCCTCTGGCTCACCCGCTACGGTGGCCATATTGGCTACCTCAGCAGCAAAGCCTGTCAGTCCCTCTGGGGCGATCGCGATCCGTGGTGGGCATGGAACCGGCTGCTCGATTGGTGTGCCGCTCACCCGAAAACCGTCGCCCGATCGGCCGACCTAGTTGGCGATCGCCTTGAGTCATCTGCTTAGGGCGATCGCCGCACATGTGCGCCAAGCGTCCAGACATCACCCACTCGTAACTGATCGTGACAATTCGCAATATAGTCCATCATGTTTTGGGGCCTGAAACTTCCTGGGCGATCGCCTACCTTCCTAGAGACAAAAGCGACTTCGTATCCTACGGCATCAAAAAAAATGAGCAATCATGCTTATAATCTGTACAGGAATCTTATTCTTCTTATACAAACCTTTGCCAAGTCGCTAGAATAACCTGTAGTTAAATACCCATTAGTGATGCCTCGGATACTTGTCATTGACGACGATTCTGCAATTTCAGAACTGGTTGCTGTCAACCTAGAAATGGCCGGCTATGATGTGAGTCAGGCAGCGGATGGTATTAAAGGTCAGGCCATGGCTCTGCAATTGATACCTGACTTGATTATGCTGGACTTAATGCTGCCCAAAGTGGATGGCTTTACCGTATGCCAGCGGCTGCGGCGAGATGAGCGCACCGCAGATATCCCAGTGCTGATGCTCACGGCCCTCGGACAAACCCAAAACAAAGTGGAAGGCTTCAATGCTGGAGCCGATGATTACTTAACGAAGCCGTTTGAAGTTGAGGAGATGCTGGCACGGGTTCGAGCCCTGTTGCGCCGCACCGATCGCATTCCCCAGGCTGCGAAACATACCGAAATCCTCAACTACGGGCCGCTCACCTTGGTGCCCGAGCGGCTAGAAGCCATTTGGTTTGACCGAACGGTTAAGCTCACCCACCTAGAGTTTGAGTTGCTCCATTGCCTCTTGCAGCGTCATGGGCAAACTGTTTCCCCGAGTGAAATTTTGAAAGAGGTGTGGGGTTATGATCCAGATGATGATATCGAAACCATCCGGGTTCACGTTCGCCATCTACGCACCAAGCTAGAGCCAGATCCTCGTCATCCCAAATATATTAAAACTGTCTATGGGGCAGGCTACTGCTTGGAGCTTCCTAGAGTTGAGCAGACTGAATCAGAAGACTCTCCCCAAGCCGTCTAACCACCCTACTCCTTACGGCCGACCCCACCTGATGTATCAGGGTACCTTTGCCTGATACGGACAGGCTCGGCTAGTGAGGGATAGGGCACTGCCATGATCGTAGTGATGTCAGCATCGCCTCATGCTATGCCATATATTCAAACCATATTCAAATCAAATGGCTCGGAAATCCTGCGATTCCCGAGCCATTGATTAGAGATTTAATACCCCCAGGGGAATTCGAATCCCCGTCGCCTCCGTGAAAGGGAGGTGTCCTAGGCCTCTAGACGATGGGGGCGCGTTAAAATCTCCTTTATTAAAGTAGCGAATCTAGGAAATTGTGTCAATACTTTCGCGCAGATCTTTTTCCAATCTCCGTAGAACTGGCTACTGAATCGGTAGCCCATGACGCATCTTTGTGGGCAAGCCTAGGCAGAAACCGCCAACGATGCTAGGAGAAATGCTCCGACATCACCTTGGGGGATTAGGCTGCTATTGCGAAGCACGGGTCTTTAGCGCGGTAGGATCTAGGTTACCAGTACTAAACTTCGCTAGAACTGCAGCACCCATGGGCAGAGGCGATCGCTCTCCCGGCATTGGGGGAGGCACAATCATAATCATGACTGTCTCCTGCAAGCCCCCATCTGGGCTCCTTGCAGCTAGGCTAGAGAATTGCGCAAACGCATGAGCTGACGACGCATTCGAGGGGATGCATTGACCTCAGAGGTTTCTTGCACATCAACCACAGCATCAAGGGTTTCGAGGCAATCGTCTGCGCCGCAAGACAATGCTTCAAGCAGTAGCTCTAGGAGTTGCTCTGAGTCAACAGCCATCACCTCTTTATCTTCAACCAACCGAAATTTGAGGTGAATCTCGCAATCATACACACCGACTTCAGAGGTTTCGGTTTGTTGCCGTAGGGAACCGGTCTTCATAGCGT
This genomic window from Candidatus Obscuribacterales bacterium contains:
- a CDS encoding SRPBCC family protein, with amino-acid sequence MSDWLEHSVQVEVETPVEHVWSLWSDLEQMPRWMKWIDSVQILEDDPELSRWTLASGGLEFRWLSRILKVTPNQIIQWESVDGLPNRGAIRFYDRGDRSIVKLTVAYAIPGILGQLMDNLFLGRVVESTIQADLERFRNYALAHRS
- a CDS encoding DICT sensory domain-containing protein — protein: MTTSVLEELLQSMPHLRSQMYFKASLTALSHAMEDQVLADTGQPLVIANFQRERFYRQEVNRYLRISALTPQVYVLAAAETEFSSRSDHYEMVAFDASDELRHEWHLVVIGTRYSACLICRERQGITDFQGTEGMTVDQTRRFEGIWTFDRHVSSEAAKLLLNRVAYYRPELQDKVEQARADFLMDGPIPHRDIDPDPFAQRLVTYLQAGQYKLLKAYRSIAAQERRERLANLITTAIRRSLNPQEIFAVAVKELGQAMEVCRCLIYRCKARDQAAQIHHEYRFEEGLASLYGESWPLADNPLFQVLTESLEPVAIADTEQAQAFDLEPVRSLIDRWQIRSWLMVPIVYQGRLLGVIELQSCRADPHDWSADEMSLVEAIATQLGTTLIQAESYAHLEDLNEQLEALERTRSNLIAITGHELRTPLSTIQICLESLSSEPDMPLELRQVMLSSALSDAERMRTLVQDFLTLSQLESGRVKWHLEPLDLEECVDLALSGIRTRQSEGKMPTITANVSLPELPLVRADGEWLVELLSKLLDNACKFTEPEGQVVIEARPASDAKAMLEVTIRDTGRGIEPNRLEAVFERFYQEEGALRRTAGGTGLGLAICRQIVVGLGGKIWAESAGRDQGTQFHFTIPTADTARSAPPPAIAPSRPPRRSSNPKRASLR
- a CDS encoding response regulator transcription factor, encoding MPRILVIDDDSAISELVAVNLEMAGYDVSQAADGIKGQAMALQLIPDLIMLDLMLPKVDGFTVCQRLRRDERTADIPVLMLTALGQTQNKVEGFNAGADDYLTKPFEVEEMLARVRALLRRTDRIPQAAKHTEILNYGPLTLVPERLEAIWFDRTVKLTHLEFELLHCLLQRHGQTVSPSEILKEVWGYDPDDDIETIRVHVRHLRTKLEPDPRHPKYIKTVYGAGYCLELPRVEQTESEDSPQAV
- a CDS encoding alpha/beta fold hydrolase, producing MTHSPAYTPPWLLKNGLAMTLHTALWVKRHWQQLTLEPQPTYRSHIFYGANGVPLHAWIAQPPGAIATIIGTYGITGSLDNQWLLQILGRKAIARGFAVILFDWRAHGKSGELSPTLTSDGLYEGQDFVHIADQAKAMGFPSPFWFTGFSLGGQLALWGGHAAQDLSAYAHLQPEDMGGVAVICPNLDSNRSLTYLMQAPLGRYVERSITQELTRLAWRLHHLHPQAIDPAAIQRARSIRGFDQELVIPALGFATVEDYYAASNPLPLLPHLSHPTLILYAADDPLFAPSLVADLQQACRGNPAMTLWLTRYGGHIGYLSSKACQSLWGDRDPWWAWNRLLDWCAAHPKTVARSADLVGDRLESSA
- a CDS encoding Npun_R1517 family heterocyst differentiation transcriptional regulator is translated as MKTGSLRQQTETSEVGVYDCEIHLKFRLVEDKEVMAVDSEQLLELLLEALSCGADDCLETLDAVVDVQETSEVNASPRMRRQLMRLRNSLA
- the zds gene encoding 9,9'-di-cis-zeta-carotene desaturase, with translation MRVAIIGAGLAGLSTAVELADAGHEVEIFESRPFVGGKVGSWVDGEGNHLEMGLHVFFGCYYNLFALMEKVGAIDHLLLKEHVHTFVNSGGNLGALDFRFITGAPFNGLKAFFTTSQLSVQDKLQNAIALGTSPIVRGLVDFEGAMRSIRDLDGISFADWFRQHGGSNGSLKRMWNPIAYALGFIDTEQISARCMLTIFQFFAARTEASVLRMLEGSPYDYLHKPILDYLEARGCQVHTRRGVREILFSEEGDRTQITGLAIANGDTVETITADAYVCACDVPGVQRLLPDTWRKWDQFDNVYKLETVPVATVQLRFDGWVTELTNAAERTQVDHAAGLDNLLYTADADFSCFADLALTSPSNYYREGQGSLIQAVLTPGDPFIKQPNDAIAQHVLDQVHNLFPSSRSLTMTWSSVVKLAQSLYREAPGMDRYRPDQKTPIANFFLAGSYTQQDYIDSMEGATISGKRAAKVILESFGDRTDIQELTLVA